One part of the Rhodothermales bacterium genome encodes these proteins:
- a CDS encoding inorganic phosphate transporter, whose translation MIEYYLIFVVVLLLLAIFDLVVGVSNDAVNFLNSAIGSRVASWRSIMIVASFGVFIGATFSSGLMEVARSGIFNPQYFSLADVMVLFAAVMLADVVLLDTFNTLGMPTSTTVSLVFELLGAAFVVSLFKIAAAGAGAEALTTYINSGRALGIISGIFVSVGIAFV comes from the coding sequence ATGATCGAATATTACCTGATTTTTGTCGTTGTATTGCTGCTCCTGGCGATCTTCGACCTCGTCGTAGGCGTCAGCAACGACGCTGTGAATTTTCTCAATTCCGCTATCGGGTCCAGGGTGGCCAGTTGGCGATCCATCATGATCGTCGCCAGCTTCGGCGTGTTCATAGGGGCGACCTTTTCGAGCGGACTGATGGAGGTCGCCCGCAGCGGAATCTTTAATCCCCAGTATTTCTCGCTGGCGGACGTGATGGTGCTGTTTGCGGCCGTCATGCTGGCCGATGTCGTCTTACTCGATACGTTTAACACGCTTGGGATGCCGACTTCGACGACGGTGTCGCTTGTGTTCGAGTTGCTCGGGGCGGCGTTTGTGGTGTCCCTCTTCAAGATCGCCGCCGCCGGCGCCGGCGCCGAGGCGCTCACCACCTACATCAACTCCGGGCGCGCTCTGGGCATCATCTCCGGGATTTTTGTGTCGGTGGGCATCGCCTTCGTCTG
- a CDS encoding DUF1501 domain-containing protein: MQKAKGKVNAKVMEISNEARHAYYQHLTRRHFLRTCTTGLGAAALTSLLGGATGFAPGTIGAADPLAPRRPHFPGKAKHVIFLHMAGAPSQLELFDFKPDLAKLNGQLCPPSLLEGKRFAFIKGVPKMLGPQAEFAQHGESRAWISNRLPHLQTVADELTFMKALHTDQFNHAPAQLLLHTGSPRMGRPSMGSWITYGLGSENANLPGYVVLVSGANDPDAGKSAWGSGFLPSVFQGVQCRSEGDPVLYLSDPDPMSRDLRRRSIDAINAINEIQHDQVGDPEILTRIAQYEMAFRMQLSVPEAMDIGQEPESIHALYGTEPGKASFANNCLLARRLVERGVRFVQLFHWGWDAHGAGASEGLLHGFIDRCNETDRATTALLLDLKQRGLLDETIIVWGGEFGRTPMLENRSGQDNPFVGRDHQGDAFTMWAAGGGFKGGYTHGETDEIGYAGVSGRMSVQDLQATILHQLGFDHTKLTYPFQGRDFRLTDVSGEVVQDLLA, translated from the coding sequence ATGCAAAAGGCAAAAGGTAAAGTGAATGCGAAAGTGATGGAAATCTCAAACGAAGCGCGCCACGCCTATTACCAGCATCTCACGCGCCGGCATTTTCTGCGCACGTGTACGACCGGCCTTGGCGCGGCCGCGCTGACGTCGCTGCTGGGCGGGGCTACGGGCTTCGCCCCGGGGACGATCGGCGCAGCAGACCCCCTCGCCCCACGGAGGCCTCATTTTCCGGGAAAGGCGAAACACGTCATCTTCCTGCACATGGCCGGCGCCCCGTCGCAGCTGGAGCTGTTCGATTTTAAGCCCGACCTCGCGAAGCTGAACGGCCAGCTCTGCCCGCCGTCGCTCCTGGAAGGGAAGCGGTTTGCGTTTATCAAGGGCGTCCCGAAGATGTTGGGACCTCAGGCCGAGTTCGCCCAGCACGGCGAGTCGAGGGCGTGGATCTCAAACCGGCTGCCGCATTTGCAGACCGTGGCGGACGAACTGACGTTCATGAAAGCGCTGCACACGGACCAGTTCAACCACGCGCCGGCCCAGCTCCTGCTGCATACGGGGTCCCCCCGGATGGGCCGGCCCAGCATGGGCTCGTGGATCACCTACGGACTCGGATCCGAAAACGCCAACCTGCCCGGGTATGTAGTGCTCGTTTCAGGCGCGAACGACCCGGACGCCGGCAAAAGCGCCTGGGGAAGCGGGTTCTTGCCCAGTGTCTTCCAGGGCGTCCAGTGCCGGTCGGAGGGGGATCCCGTGCTGTATCTGTCCGATCCTGACCCGATGAGTCGCGACCTGCGCCGGCGCTCGATCGATGCGATCAATGCGATCAATGAAATCCAGCACGACCAGGTGGGCGACCCCGAGATCCTCACCCGTATCGCCCAGTACGAGATGGCGTTCCGGATGCAGCTGTCCGTCCCGGAGGCGATGGACATCGGGCAGGAGCCGGAGTCCATCCATGCCCTGTACGGCACCGAGCCCGGCAAGGCGTCCTTCGCCAACAACTGCCTGCTCGCTCGCCGGCTCGTCGAACGCGGGGTGCGCTTCGTGCAGCTGTTTCACTGGGGATGGGATGCCCACGGCGCCGGCGCGAGCGAGGGCCTGCTGCATGGCTTCATCGACCGGTGCAACGAGACCGACCGCGCCACGACCGCGCTCCTGCTCGATCTCAAGCAACGCGGCCTGCTCGATGAAACCATCATCGTCTGGGGCGGCGAGTTCGGCCGGACGCCGATGCTCGAAAACCGATCGGGCCAGGACAACCCGTTTGTCGGCCGCGATCACCAGGGCGATGCCTTTACGATGTGGGCCGCCGGCGGCGGGTTTAAGGGTGGCTATACCCACGGAGAAACCGACGAGATCGGGTATGCCGGCGTCTCCGGTCGAATGAGCGTCCAGGACCTCCAGGCGACGATCCTGCACCAACTTGGGTTCGACCATACCAAACTCACCTATCCGTTCCAGGGGCGCGACTTCCGCCTCACGGACGTAAGCGGTGAGGTCGTTCAGGACCTACTTGCCTGA
- a CDS encoding amidohydrolase family protein: MRSMLLLLLAVATLHCSHEPMPAQAQQAAGEIVFTNVNVLPMDSERVLADQTVVVRGDRIVAIGPAGETAVPGGAQVIDGRGKYLMPGLAEMHGHIPPPSDPQAYTDAVLFMYVANGITTVRGMLGHDGQLEIKRKANAGEIVAPTLYLAGPSFSGGSINSPGEAEARVRQQKMEGWDLLKVHPGLTLEEYDAMAETAREVGIRFGGHVPDAVGLAHAIEMGQETFDHLDGYTIFMDGTSQPVSDEALAEAAQLTVDSGAWVIPTMVLWEVLYGTIDLETMRSLPELTYMPPAMVASWISTHEQRLADANRNAEAAEHHIANRMKLLAALNDAGARILMGTDAPQQFSVPGFSLHNELERMAEAGMSPYEIYRTGTASVGDYFADQDTFGRIALGQRADLVLVNQNPMDTVRHIRDRAGVMVRGVWLSEEAIQQELAEIERTVGSGS; the protein is encoded by the coding sequence ATGCGCTCCATGCTCCTTCTCCTCCTGGCCGTGGCCACGCTCCATTGCTCCCACGAGCCCATGCCGGCGCAGGCGCAGCAGGCGGCTGGTGAAATCGTGTTTACGAACGTAAACGTCCTCCCAATGGATAGCGAGCGCGTGCTGGCAGACCAGACCGTCGTCGTCCGCGGCGACCGGATCGTGGCGATCGGGCCGGCCGGCGAAACGGCCGTCCCCGGAGGGGCGCAGGTCATTGACGGGCGGGGCAAGTACTTGATGCCGGGCCTCGCCGAGATGCACGGGCACATCCCCCCGCCGTCGGACCCGCAGGCGTACACCGACGCGGTGTTGTTCATGTATGTCGCCAACGGCATCACCACCGTGCGTGGGATGTTAGGGCATGACGGGCAGCTTGAGATCAAACGGAAGGCCAACGCCGGCGAGATCGTCGCTCCGACCCTCTATCTGGCCGGCCCGAGCTTCAGCGGCGGGTCGATCAACTCGCCCGGCGAGGCCGAGGCTCGGGTCCGCCAGCAGAAGATGGAGGGATGGGATCTCCTGAAGGTGCATCCGGGGCTGACCCTGGAAGAGTACGATGCGATGGCCGAGACGGCGCGTGAAGTCGGGATTCGCTTTGGCGGCCACGTGCCGGATGCCGTCGGCCTCGCTCATGCCATCGAGATGGGGCAAGAGACATTCGACCATCTGGATGGCTATACGATCTTCATGGACGGGACGAGCCAGCCGGTGAGCGATGAGGCCCTGGCGGAAGCCGCTCAACTCACCGTCGACTCCGGCGCATGGGTGATCCCCACGATGGTCCTGTGGGAGGTGCTGTATGGGACGATCGATCTCGAGACCATGCGGAGCCTGCCCGAACTCACGTACATGCCTCCGGCGATGGTCGCGAGCTGGATTTCGACCCATGAGCAACGACTGGCCGACGCGAACCGAAACGCGGAGGCGGCCGAGCACCACATCGCAAACCGGATGAAACTACTCGCGGCGTTGAATGACGCCGGCGCGCGCATCCTCATGGGCACCGATGCTCCCCAGCAGTTCAGCGTGCCGGGCTTTTCGTTGCACAACGAACTCGAACGGATGGCCGAGGCCGGCATGTCGCCCTACGAGATCTATCGCACAGGCACGGCGAGTGTTGGCGATTATTTTGCCGATCAGGATACGTTTGGCCGGATAGCGTTGGGCCAGCGGGCGGATCTGGTGCTTGTCAATCAAAATCCGATGGACACTGTGCGTCACATCCGCGACCGGGCCGGCGTGATGGTGCGTGGCGTCTGGTTGTCGGAGGAGGCTATCCAACAGGAGCTGGCTGAAATCGAACGAACGGTGGGCAGCGGGTCGTGA